The Glycine max cultivar Williams 82 chromosome 17, Glycine_max_v4.0, whole genome shotgun sequence genome contains the following window.
taattgaataattttaaatcttattaTTTCATCCTGTTACCAATTCTCCTATTAGGTAAGTTTCAATtgtgttttatatttctaaGACAATAAATGTTTTCATTCAATACTCACAATAAAAGATATTAGGAGGATTTATAAGAGAATATAGTAAGAAAATTTAGTATTACTCATAATTTTCTAACCCACGATTAATTAACAAGATTAAGACGAATTAATGTGAAGTTGTTCACTCTTTCTTTTCCAAAGACTAAGGGTTAAAGGTGAGGTGTTTATTCATTCTTTTGAAtatattctctttttctctcttgttagttgttagttgaagtttattaaaaaaagataaatttttgtGAGTCTCTCATCATATTTAAATGATTATCTTTTCTTATAgttatcaataaattttaacttataatatttaaaagagtATGATAGTAGCCCTCCTCCTCACACTTATTAACACCCATctcgttatttttatttaaattatatattttttttaaaatcaatatctttactcacactctaaactttttttttaatttacccttataaaaaaataaatttgtttttattctcatgaaattattaaaacattttataattatgatagAATAATTTGAATGATGAAATCTTTTATTAACGTGTCCAAtaaatgaatattatatttaatgaatacATTATGAAGATTAAATGGAGAAAaactagtttattttaaaatattaaatgtgactttgacaatataattaaaaatacaaacatgtaaaaaaagaccctttttagttaaataaaattaatggactaaaaaaggaagagaaacagatataagattatttaatgttttgtttatttttttctttacataaaataaaatataaattaagtttttttttacagaaaataaaagtttaggtacTAGACAATTCAACTTTTGATTTTAGCAATAACTAGTATTGATCTTAACATTTGAATGGTCGAACAATTTACCGTTATAAACTATTAAAGACGCCTGTCCTTCATAGTGGAAATGAATAGAAATCCTTTGCTGTAGGAAAGACCTTCATAGTTCATACCATCTTATACCAACAACATTCCTTTGCTGTAGTTATATGATGATACGAAGGTCTTCATTGAATGAAAGACATTGATGAATCAATTTACAAGGATTGTAATGCTAAACTCagtagaattaaaaataaagagatgaCGAAAAGCAAGAACATATGGATACATTTTTGGTTTAGAGATTAGAACCTTCTATTTTAAATGTTGTATTTGTGTTCTTGTATTGAGGTGTCACCTTTCTGTGTTAACAGAATGATCCATGATAATTCCAATCCTACAATTCCTGTCGACAGTTTCCTAATTTTTAGGAGATTTGCTATTGGGTGATGTGGGTGCATCATGCATGTATGGTGTTCAttgcatttatatttattttcgtggtcattttttaattttatatatgatgaTACATAAAGAAAGTTAacttaaatgataaaagaaCTTAAACAAGAGTAAGTTtgaaaaataggataaaaaataGTCAGGGGTGTGAATAGATGTATTAAAATGTCAATAACTTTGTATATTGTATcgaaaaaaaatgtcaataactTCATTCAAGATTTAACTcgtttttcaaaatatgaagGATCTGTTTAACAAATACTAGTTGTTAAAGACTGAGGCATATCACATCACTGTCAGATAGCTAGCAATGCTCTGTCAATTATTTTTCctataattgaataataaaaatgaaaataagaaacaGAGAAAGCAGAGGAGAGGGGGCTGTAAGAATTGTGAGCATCACAATGTGTGTTTCCGAAGCAGACGGGACTAACAAGAGtgcaggatttttttttttttttttaataatgacaaGAGTATAGGATTTTATATTCCTATGATGCCGCTCAAGTTAATAGCATTTTTATCGGACATTAAACAAACAAcatataatatgatattataaatataaattacatcGTTTGTTTGAGTAACTAGAGCAATTGTCTAACTATATCGTGCATAGCATTGTGCCACGTAAGCTTCCAGAATTGCTATCTACCAGCACACGAACTCAGTGATTCCCTTTGACCAGGTTCATGGCTTTCCTGAAGCAGTTAGTGGATCTTGTCCAGGCCATTGTTTGCTTTGCTTTTGATTACGTTGATACTCTACTAACCACTTCTTATGCTTGACTGTTTCTTTTAACAACTCCTCATTAACACCGTCACTGATCCATTTCAACTTTATCACACAACACTCTGCTACTGCAAGTAAGTTCCTATATATAGAAGAGCAGTGTGAAACATTCCAATCCAATAAACCTTCCTTATTATTCAGAAATATATAGTAACACTAAGAGTAGTTACTACTATCCCTAAATATAATAGCCATGCAATTAGTACTATTGTGTCTACTGATACTGAAGCTCACTCCAGCCTTTGCAACCACCCCGAATGATGCCTATGGTGGTGATAGTAGTGGCTGTCCATTAGGGACTGACATATACCAATACACTTGCCCTGAAGCTGAGGCCATCATATTCTCTTGGGTGGAGCAGGCAGTGTCTCAAGACTCAAGAATGGCAGCCTCACTTCTTAGGCTACATTTCCATGATTGCTTTGTTAATGCAAGACATTCTTAATTTTCCTCCACAAGTTATCTTTTAGAGTAAAATTACATTGACAGCTCctgaaattttgtgaaattGCTCAAAATCTTTCCGTTTTTTCCATCTCTATACTAACTAACTCCTTAACTGTTTGAAAAAACATTTGCACAACATTATACATTATACTAGccctttaattgtttaaaagatATTACACCCTGTccttttataagaaaaagtgattgaaaatgttaaaaaaacaaagagatttGTGCAATCTCTCAAATCTTAAGGATGTCAACATAATTTGCTCTATCTTTTAAAAGTTCTATAAATTCAATTAACGGTATAATATTTTGTTGACATTTCAGGGTTGTGATGCTTCAGTCTTGCTAGATGACACACAGGACTTTGTTGGTGAGAAAACTGCGGGTCCAAATTTGAATTCCCTGAGAGGATTCGAAGTAATCGACCAAATCAAATCCGAACTGGAACTAGTCTGTCCACAGACTGTCTCTTGTGCTGACATACTCGCAACTGCTGCCAGAGATTCAGTTCTTCTGGTTTGTCATTGTTGCCTTCCTGCCTCAGACTTCATGGTTTCTCAGTTATTctagaatttaatttctatgcacCGAAAATGTAACGTAAAATGTTTTATACTATCAGCTAAACTAATCAGAAATCATGATAAATATGACTTTAAGATATTTAATGTGAAAGTCAATAGTACATGAGAATCCATGATTAAACTGACACTGGAAAAGTACGTACGCTATTTTCTCGATTATTCTAGCTATCATGAATCATATTAAACTGCTAAGTTACAGTCAGGAGGTCCAATTTGGGAGGTGCAAATGGGAAGGAAAGATGGCATTACTGCTAGCAAGAATGCAGCAAATAATAACATCCCAGGTCCAAACTCCACTGTTGATGTGCTCGTAGCTAAGTTCGAGAATGTAGGCCTTACACTTAAAGATATGGTTGCCCTTTCAGGTTAATCATCTTTACGCCTTCTTATTCACATGCTATTAGTAGGATTGACAAATCAATCCATTTATCCATCCACAGGAAATTTTTTAATGgattaatgaattattttgatCCCATCCATTGGATACGGATTAAGATTTATCCAATTCATCCATTTTGCTGGCCCCTAAGCTATTAgaatttagtaatatttttcatCATTGAGAAACAAGATCAGCATTTTTTTCCCATCCCTCTCATTTTTTCAGGTGCGCACACTATAGGGAAAGCTCGGTGCAGAACATTTAGGTCGCGCTTACAGACTAGTAGTAACATTGATTTCGTCGCATCATTGCAACAGTTGTGCTCAGGACCCGACACAGTTGCACATCTTGACCTGGCTACACCTGCTACGTttgataatcaatattttgtaaatCTTCTATCTGGGGAGGGATTGCTCCCATCAGACCAGGCTCTTGTGAATGGCAATGATCAGACACGACAGATTGTCGAAAACTACGTGGAGAACCCATTAGCTTTCTTTGAGGACTTCAAACTTTCTATGTTGAAAATGGGAAGCTTGGCATCACCAACTCAAACTAACGCCCAGATTCGTAGGAACTGCCGAACTATTAACTAATCTTAGTTAGCCTTtgctttttaagtaaaaaaatctgATATTGCCCTATGTAAAAGCAATATGGTGGGGGCATGCTAATTGATTATTATAATGAACTATGTTATCCTATGGggagtaaaaattaattaatgattactTGAATGGAGCTTTAGTTAAATGTTTATAAGCACCTGTTAAAGCCATTAATTCCTTGAGCTCCACACTGCTACGAGAAGGAAATAATTGCTCTGACATGCTGCATTGCAAAAGGCATGATAGTAATTAACTGAATTATGTCATCATAATtatagggattttttttttataaataaaataaaatataactgtgttCATTGGATTTATTctgtattatttattaattttatatatgatatataaagAAAGCTAagttaaaatgataaaagaagaaCCTGAATAAGAGTAAGTTTAAATGTCAATATCTTCATAATATGAAGGATCTGATTAACAAATGTTTGTTAAAGTTAAAAAGGCTAAATTGATGATACATTAGAAGAAAGTAGAAGCACAAGACAGAGGCATATCACATCCCATGCGCTGTCAATTATTTTCCAAgaatcaaagaagaaaaatgaaaataagaaacgTGGAAAGCAGAGGAGAGGGGACAGTGAGAAATGAGAATTGTGAAGTGGCAAAAGCAGTTGTGTTTCCATTACAGAAGAGACCAACAAGAGAGCAAGATTTTATGTTGtgttaattgaaaatataattataatgtgaTATTACGAAAATTaaattgcatcatcccctccgtTGGAGTAAGTGTCACTAGAGCAATTGTCTAACTATAGCTGCAGTTATGGTTGCAACATCGTGCATAGCATTGTTGTGATTGGTGAGTGGCGATTTCCCAGCAGAGAAGCTGTTCTCACAAGTGGTGGCCTCAATAGCAGCATCATTGGCACCATCTTCTGCGAACTTGGGGTCTCCTTTCTGCAGAGACGCAACGGCTTGTGCCACGTCAGCTTCCACAATTGCTTTGTATCTAGCAGCACACGAACTCAGTGGTTCCTTTTGACTAGGTTCAGGGTTTTTCTGAAGCAGTTGGTGGATTTTGTCCAATGCATTGTTTGCTTTGATTTTGATTACGTTGACCATAATAAGTGCCAGCCCTGTCACATCTGCTTCGGTGCTGCGAGGGTCGGAGGAGAGGTATTGGATGCAAAGGTCGTGATGGGGTGTCTGCTTGCAAGTTTCTTCAATCAGATTGGCATTGTTTTTTTGATGGATGATTCTGGAGTTAGTTGCTGGAACTGAAATCGTAGCTAAAACAAGAGTACTGTAGAAGATAAGAGCTAATGATTCCATAATTTTCATGTCTGTTTGAATGAGTATGTAGGGAGATAGAAGTAGAAGATGAAGAAGGGATGGATGGAACACTCAATGTCTTTTCAGAACTGAAAATTGCTGAGACATTTTATAGTTAAGAAGCTGTGCCAGAGATTGTGTCGTGCACGAAACTGATCATGGTCGTGGGTCAGCTTTCGGCACAGAGAACATGcatttattttagttaatcGTACCATtttctagaagaagaaaaaagaacaatatatatatatctttatacgattaaaaattatgtgaaattCTTACCTTTACTGTATACTTTAAAACTTAACTCAAAAGTATTGTATCATCTTCTGAAAATTCCTAGTTGATAAAAACTAATTGCCAATAATGCTAAGAATTatattgagaagaaaaaaaccaTCCTTAAAAATCCATTCACACTAAATTAAAATGTAGTGCATATTTAATTCTCAAACAAAAACAGTGCagtataatttaactttttatttatctttcattattaatcaatgatttttttttaaaaaataataataaaaacaatgaaaaagtaGATGTTAGGCTCAAATTTGCATTCAAACGATGTACTATAGTCCATTCCGTTAGAGGGATTTTTacacttttatcaaaattataaaattgtaggtgatattttgtttgttgtatatttttaacttattattttttataatcttcacataatttaaaaaataataaaccaaaTAATATTAAGTAAATTAATCTCAAAAAATTTGTGTGGTATAATTTAGTCTTCAAATTTATCAACTTCGTCTATCATTCATAAATTAgtctttttttaaaggaaattaGTCCTTTTATATAAACTTAATCATTGAATCTGCCAACTTTGTAATAATTCAGTTATTTCAACATGAAGTTGAACTAAATTATTGActaaattagtttatattttaaattttaaaataattgatttatataaacGTTACAAACCTTCAAGTTAGTGAGCAAGCATGTTCTTAAGATAATAATGTGTGGCATGATTATTGATTGAGATCTAAGTCCAACTAATGTGataatcttaaattatttaataattttttttttttgcataaaatatCTGACCGGACCATGTTATGACTTGCGTATATGGttaatgatgaaattttctcagaGCCTATATACTTTTATTGAGAATTAGAGACTTATTTTTGgaagttgaaaaaatattaagtagTTTATTTCTCTTAGCATTCTTGCATATACACGATTAAATCCCTTACCATATATTCAAGAGCATCATTATCTCTCAATCATTCAATACCATATTGGTAATTAAGGGCTAATGTAAATCGTATAACTGTAAAAAATGCTGCTGCACatttaaaaagacaaaaaaaaaagggggggaggcCACGCACATAATTAACTAACTAGCTAGAAGGCCAGTGTGAAAGCTTCTTCAGGCGTGTACTCCTGTCTCTTTAGAATGACCAAGTGATCACTCTGCCCAATAGATGCTATAATGAAGAGTCGTGCTTAGATATTGAACATAATCTCTCCAACCAGCCTAAAACAGCGATAATCACCAGAAAAGGACAAGTCGGTCCACATATTAATTTGGTTCACTTATCCTTATCACTTCTTTCTACCCCACTATCATTACTAAAGATGAATAAGACATGCATTAGTGATGGGGGAAGGGAAAAAGCAAAGACAAGAACAAGATATCAGATATGCTTATCCGCAATTCCCAATAATTGAAAAAAGGATATacacatacatatacatatgtCTCTCTCcatatttttgttaacaaaaaCCAAAGGATAAATTGCCTGCAAAAACGCAGCTACGTGTCTTCCTCTTATAATACGTTAATATCATGTTTAAGGTTTCTCTTACAAAACGGAGTTTGGTCTTTTAGCATGGGTTAGTACCTCTTAGCATGACAAATCAaggttctatttatttatttttattggagAAGCGTTCTTATTTGGCGTTTAACTATGTCTtcgatatatttttttcttgaaaaaaaaaattagttgtagaaaacagagagagaaaaagtaCCACTGTCACATTTGTGATTGCATCACGTACAATTCTtgatattatgaaaaattacaatCAAACGTAGTTGATGTGACCATAATTGCAATGATAATGTGTAGTTGTGATTGCAAACAGATTCTTAAAACCTTTAAgcaaaaggaaatgaaaatatcaaaatcTTCAGACGAAGATCAAAAAGTAAAGAGCAACTATGATACTTGTCTCAATGCAAATTAGATATCTGGGGAACTCGTGAGAATCACGAGAGGGTTGgattttattacatataataaacattttataaaaagctTTAAAATAGATAGTATTTTCACATTACAGTTAACAGTACAATTAAGTATATATAGTTTAGAGCAACAATCTAACAATAGCGGCAGTAACAGCAGCAACATCATGCATAGCATTGTTCTGTTTGGTGAGTGGGGAATTCCCTGCTGCAGAGAAATCAGTCTCACAATAAGTAGCCTCATTAGCAGCATCATTAGCCCCATCTTCAGCAAACTTGGGGTCACCTTTCTGCAGAGCCTCAGTGGCTTGTGGAACATCAGCAATTAAAACCGCTTTGTATTTATCAGCACAAGAACTCAAGGCTCTTCTTTGCTTAGGCCCCGATGCTCCCACCCTCTGCAACTCTTGGATTCTTTTCAATGCATCGTTTGCTTTGGCCTTCATCTCTTTGACCATGATTTGAGCCAGCCCTGTGACGTCAGCACTGGAGCTCCCAGGGCTTGCCTTCAGAGACTCAAGGCAAACGTTGTAGTTGGGAGTTTTCTTGCAAGTGTTCTCTATCAGCTTTTCGTTTTCTGGAAGCAAGGTTCTGCTGCAGTGGCTTGATGGTATTGAAATCATAACAACAATGGCTAGGAGataaaagaagagaattagAGGCTTCAAGTTTGTCATTGTTGTTGATTATTGAAAGAGATTGGTTTTGGTAGTTGCTAGATTCCACTGAATGGAATGCTGCTAGGCCTTTTTATGGTTAGGAGCAGATGTAGTGGACCTAACCTTTTTCCTATTTAAATGCAGATATATGTAAGAAGAATGTTATCGAAGATTGATATATGTACGCAATTTTCCACATACATGGTGGTTTTTTCAAaccaactttttatatatataacaatataacTTTTTAAGCAAAAAAGTGTGCAACTATCATCTTATAAAATTGTTGTCTCCATTCCAGCTTGCTTTCTGTGCTTAAATATCCACCGTTATATGTTGGcttgacaaatttttaattt
Protein-coding sequences here:
- the LOC100814091 gene encoding peroxidase 40, with protein sequence MQLVLLCLLILKLTPAFATTPNDAYGGDSSGCPLGTDIYQYTCPEAEAIIFSWVEQAVSQDSRMAASLLRLHFHDCFVNGCDASVLLDDTQDFVGEKTAGPNLNSLRGFEVIDQIKSELELVCPQTVSCADILATAARDSVLLSGGPIWEVQMGRKDGITASKNAANNNIPGPNSTVDVLVAKFENVGLTLKDMVALSGAHTIGKARCRTFRSRLQTSSNIDFVASLQQLCSGPDTVAHLDLATPATFDNQYFVNLLSGEGLLPSDQALVNGNDQTRQIVENYVENPLAFFEDFKLSMLKMGSLASPTQTNAQIRRNCRTIN
- the CIF1 gene encoding cell-wall inhibitor of beta-fructosidase precursor, translating into MKIMESLALIFYSTLVLATISVPATNSRIIHQKNNANLIEETCKQTPHHDLCIQYLSSDPRSTEADVTGLALIMVNVIKIKANNALDKIHQLLQKNPEPSQKEPLSSCAARYKAIVEADVAQAVASLQKGDPKFAEDGANDAAIEATTCENSFSAGKSPLTNHNNAMHDVATITAAIVRQLL
- the LOC100500640 gene encoding cell wall / vacuolar inhibitor of fructosidase precursor yields the protein MTNLKPLILFFYLLAIVVMISIPSSHCSRTLLPENEKLIENTCKKTPNYNVCLESLKASPGSSSADVTGLAQIMVKEMKAKANDALKRIQELQRVGASGPKQRRALSSCADKYKAVLIADVPQATEALQKGDPKFAEDGANDAANEATYCETDFSAAGNSPLTKQNNAMHDVAAVTAAIVRLLL